A window of Microcystis aeruginosa FD4 contains these coding sequences:
- a CDS encoding ABC transporter substrate-binding protein codes for MTTWQCDGIPKDGKTYPQAITGGHEPCENTTPDCPICGLPREAMDPVTTTVKTTVVVSPGGTTRVGQKSNWLLPFALIITALTAGLGGWSLLQMLIPKPDTPEVVLEETPDKQTKATFVSNTAKNPDLFSQGEKILLNSTPNKEKGAAAFKKEDWANAIAAYQLAATPQANDPEGKIYYNNAKARQKGNQNTIAVVVPIANDPNSAKEILRGVARYQEEFNNSNPGNPLEIVIANDGGGLQSKAIADDLIQSGQVLAVMGHGIDPFSQKAIESYEKEGLAILSPLTTSVSQTGKSTLKTIPLKDKSQEVLGSYLEAVAKTLANYASKQENSPSVVLFYNSDSPYSQKLKDSFAKAIKEPRGKIVKEIDTTKANFNAKTAIDQAKQAGARVVFLALSKDGDRTNQAVAIAQESSGMLLLGGNELYTPDILIQGADSIDGLILAVPWSFQATDPFAKDALKSWRGRVSWRTATAYDTMKVLGEAIAKSSDRATVVETLNQGITLQGSTTDFNIFNQVPLVRANRGNEGPKGSQYQFDPI; via the coding sequence ATGACTACTTGGCAATGTGACGGTATCCCTAAAGATGGTAAAACCTATCCGCAAGCGATTACGGGAGGTCATGAACCCTGCGAAAATACTACTCCTGATTGTCCTATCTGTGGCCTACCTAGGGAAGCGATGGATCCCGTCACAACGACGGTTAAAACCACGGTGGTGGTGTCCCCGGGTGGTACAACTAGAGTTGGCCAAAAATCGAACTGGTTACTTCCCTTCGCTTTGATAATTACCGCTTTAACCGCAGGTTTAGGGGGTTGGAGTCTATTGCAAATGCTGATTCCCAAACCCGATACTCCCGAAGTGGTCCTGGAAGAAACCCCAGACAAGCAAACCAAGGCAACTTTTGTGAGTAATACCGCTAAAAATCCCGATTTATTTAGCCAAGGTGAGAAAATACTGCTTAATTCCACTCCTAACAAAGAAAAAGGCGCAGCGGCCTTTAAAAAGGAAGATTGGGCAAATGCGATCGCAGCTTATCAACTAGCAGCCACTCCCCAAGCAAACGATCCGGAAGGCAAAATCTATTACAATAACGCCAAAGCTAGACAAAAAGGTAATCAAAATACTATAGCCGTCGTTGTCCCCATCGCTAACGACCCCAACAGCGCCAAGGAAATTCTCCGAGGTGTGGCCAGGTATCAAGAGGAGTTTAATAATTCTAATCCTGGTAATCCTTTGGAAATAGTCATCGCTAATGATGGCGGTGGGTTACAATCAAAAGCAATAGCCGATGACCTGATTCAATCCGGTCAAGTTTTGGCAGTTATGGGCCACGGAATCGATCCTTTTAGTCAAAAAGCGATTGAAAGTTACGAAAAAGAAGGATTAGCGATTCTTTCTCCCCTGACTACCAGTGTTAGTCAAACGGGAAAATCAACCCTGAAAACTATTCCCCTTAAGGATAAATCTCAGGAAGTTTTGGGTAGTTATCTGGAAGCAGTGGCCAAAACTTTGGCTAATTATGCTAGTAAGCAAGAAAATTCTCCGTCAGTGGTTCTTTTTTATAATTCCGATAGTCCCTATAGTCAAAAATTAAAGGATTCCTTTGCTAAAGCGATAAAAGAACCTAGAGGCAAGATAGTTAAGGAAATAGACACAACTAAAGCCAATTTTAACGCTAAAACTGCCATAGATCAGGCAAAACAAGCCGGTGCTAGGGTGGTATTTTTGGCCCTGAGTAAAGATGGCGATCGCACAAATCAAGCCGTGGCTATTGCCCAAGAATCGTCAGGAATGCTCTTATTAGGCGGAAATGAACTTTATACACCCGATATTCTTATTCAAGGAGCAGATAGCATTGACGGATTAATTCTAGCAGTACCTTGGAGTTTCCAAGCAACGGATCCTTTTGCTAAAGATGCGCTGAAAAGTTGGCGCGGTCGCGTCAGTTGGCGTACTGCTACCGCCTACGATACCATGAAAGTATTAGGAGAAGCGATCGCTAAAAGTTCTGACCGTGCTACTGTAGTCGAAACTTTAAATCAAGGAATCACCTTGCAGGGAAGCACCACGGATTTTAACATTTTTAATCAAGTTCCCCTGGTGCGCGCTAATCGCGGCAATGAAGGGCCAAAGGGTTCTCAATATCAGTTCGATCCTATCTAA
- the ilvD gene encoding dihydroxy-acid dehydratase, whose translation MADNYRSRIVTQGTQRSPNRAMLRAVGFGDEDFSKPIIGIANGFSTITPCNMGINDLAMRAEAATRLAGGMPQLFGTITISDGISMGTEGMKYSLVSREVIADSIETVCNGQSLDGVLAIGGCDKNMPGAMIAMARMNIPAIFVYGGTIKPGRYKDCDLTVVSAFEAVGQYSAGKISEEDLTGIERNACPGAGSCGGMFTANTMSSIFEAMGMSLPYSSTMAAEDEEKADSTEESAKVLVEAIRKQILPSQILTRKAFENAISVIMAVGGSTNAVLHLLAISRTMGVELSIDDFETIRQRVPVICDLKPSGRYVTVDLHKAGGIPQVMKILLVNGLLHGDALTISGQTIAEILADIPDQPPSGQDVIRPFSNPVYKEGHLAILKGNLATEGSVAKISGVKTPVITGPARVFESEETCLEAILAGKIEAGDVVVVRYEGPVGGPGMREMLAPTSAIIGAGLGDSVGLITDGRFSGGTYGLVVGHVAPEAAVGGTIALVEEGDQITIDARQRLLSLNVSEEELVRRRNHWQPRPSRYKTGILGKYAKLVSSSSLGALTDLDLF comes from the coding sequence ATGGCAGATAACTACAGAAGTCGCATTGTTACCCAAGGTACCCAACGCAGTCCCAATCGGGCCATGTTAAGAGCGGTAGGTTTTGGGGATGAGGACTTTAGCAAACCAATCATCGGCATCGCTAACGGATTTAGCACCATTACCCCCTGTAACATGGGAATTAATGATTTAGCAATGCGCGCCGAAGCAGCCACCAGATTAGCGGGGGGAATGCCGCAACTTTTCGGGACTATCACCATTAGTGACGGAATTTCCATGGGAACAGAAGGGATGAAATATTCTCTCGTTTCTAGGGAAGTAATCGCCGATTCCATTGAAACGGTCTGTAATGGTCAAAGTCTCGATGGAGTCCTCGCTATCGGGGGTTGTGACAAAAATATGCCGGGGGCAATGATTGCCATGGCCCGGATGAATATTCCCGCTATTTTCGTCTATGGTGGCACGATTAAACCGGGGCGCTACAAAGATTGCGATTTAACCGTGGTCAGTGCCTTTGAAGCGGTGGGACAGTACAGCGCCGGTAAAATCAGTGAAGAAGACCTAACCGGAATTGAACGCAACGCTTGCCCCGGTGCTGGTTCCTGTGGTGGAATGTTTACTGCTAATACCATGTCTTCCATTTTTGAAGCCATGGGCATGAGTTTACCCTATTCCTCGACCATGGCCGCCGAAGATGAGGAAAAAGCCGATAGTACCGAAGAATCGGCCAAGGTTTTAGTCGAGGCGATTAGAAAACAGATTCTACCCAGCCAAATTTTGACCCGTAAAGCCTTTGAAAACGCGATTTCGGTAATTATGGCGGTGGGAGGTTCCACTAACGCTGTCCTGCACCTTTTAGCCATTTCCCGCACCATGGGGGTAGAATTATCGATCGATGATTTTGAAACTATCCGGCAGCGTGTACCGGTTATCTGCGATCTTAAACCCTCCGGGCGTTACGTTACCGTGGATCTACATAAAGCCGGCGGTATTCCCCAAGTGATGAAAATTCTGCTGGTTAATGGTTTACTACATGGGGATGCTCTCACCATTAGCGGTCAGACTATCGCCGAGATTTTAGCCGATATTCCCGACCAACCGCCGTCAGGCCAAGATGTTATCCGTCCTTTTAGCAATCCTGTCTATAAAGAGGGTCATTTAGCCATTTTAAAAGGAAATCTGGCCACAGAGGGGTCTGTGGCCAAAATTAGCGGCGTGAAAACTCCGGTAATCACTGGGCCTGCGCGGGTGTTTGAGTCGGAAGAAACCTGTTTAGAGGCAATTTTAGCCGGAAAAATTGAAGCCGGGGATGTGGTGGTTGTCCGTTACGAGGGACCAGTAGGTGGACCGGGTATGCGGGAAATGTTGGCCCCCACTTCGGCAATTATCGGCGCCGGTTTAGGGGATTCCGTGGGATTAATTACCGATGGTCGTTTTTCCGGGGGAACCTACGGTCTGGTGGTCGGTCACGTCGCTCCCGAAGCGGCAGTAGGTGGTACAATTGCTCTAGTCGAGGAAGGGGATCAAATTACTATTGATGCTCGTCAGCGTCTCTTGAGTTTAAATGTATCGGAGGAAGAATTAGTCCGTCGTCGTAACCATTGGCAACCGCGACCCTCACGCTATAAAACGGGAATTCTCGGCAAATACGCTAAGTTAGTCTCCTCTAGCAGTCTCGGCGCTTTAACAGATCTAGACCTGTTCTAA
- a CDS encoding FTR1 family iron permease, with protein MNLSSALPTFIITLREGFEAALVVGIVLACLQKSGRSQLNSWVYRGIGAGVVASVLVGILLGGILLQVDASPSPFVPMLKELLAATFGLIAVLMLSWMLIWMTQQAKSLKSEVESAVKVGLKSENGAGKAIFLLVFIAVLREGFETVLFILAQFQKDWQLQTLGAIAGLSVATLLGILLFAGEVKINIRLFFQIMGTFLLLIVAGLLIGVLKHIDAGIGLLSEIDPFYRNFCPSLPSSCLLGFQVWDGSQILSDRTFPGLLLKSLFGYRQNLYISQIVAYILFLLLIGGLYFQSLRERPQTVTSDQ; from the coding sequence ATGAATCTCAGTTCCGCTTTACCCACTTTTATTATCACTCTCCGGGAAGGTTTCGAGGCCGCTTTAGTGGTGGGAATTGTCCTCGCTTGTTTACAAAAATCGGGTCGATCGCAACTTAACTCATGGGTGTATCGTGGTATTGGTGCAGGAGTAGTCGCTAGTGTTTTGGTCGGTATTTTGTTAGGGGGAATCCTTTTGCAAGTGGATGCCTCTCCTAGTCCATTCGTACCAATGCTCAAGGAATTACTGGCCGCCACTTTTGGACTGATTGCCGTTTTGATGTTGAGTTGGATGTTAATTTGGATGACTCAACAGGCCAAATCCTTGAAGTCTGAGGTAGAAAGTGCGGTAAAAGTGGGTTTAAAATCGGAAAATGGGGCAGGAAAAGCGATTTTTCTGCTCGTTTTTATCGCTGTCTTGCGAGAGGGATTTGAAACTGTCCTCTTTATCCTGGCCCAATTCCAAAAAGATTGGCAGCTACAAACCCTCGGTGCGATAGCGGGGTTAAGTGTCGCGACTTTGTTGGGAATTCTCCTATTTGCAGGGGAAGTAAAAATTAATATCCGTCTCTTTTTCCAAATTATGGGGACTTTCCTGCTCTTAATCGTTGCGGGATTACTCATCGGTGTTTTGAAACATATCGACGCAGGAATCGGTCTTTTAAGTGAAATTGACCCTTTTTATCGCAATTTCTGTCCTTCTCTCCCCTCCTCCTGTCTTCTCGGTTTTCAAGTTTGGGACGGTTCCCAAATTTTGAGCGATCGCACTTTCCCCGGACTCCTGCTTAAATCCCTGTTTGGTTATCGTCAAAACCTCTATATCAGTCAAATTGTTGCTTATATCCTCTTTTTACTGCTTATCGGTGGCCTCTATTTCCAAAGCTTACGAGAACGTCCTCAAACAGTGACCAGTGACCAGTAA
- a CDS encoding tetratricopeptide repeat protein, which translates to MTYLLTVYRALECRPDTYRDWYDQGNILKERMDYFGALISYEKALEYYPDDYWAWYKRGMILEDLGMYEEAAQSYANAAQVKDDNYWAWYDQGCVYLQELKDYQKAIACFQRALSHSPGDYWAAYRQGEAYRLLKNYERAITSYDLALAARPRDYWAWYRRGDAFRDWGNPQEALFNYRTALDIRPQDYWSWYQQGVILQELQRLTEAIACYEESLKIDQNDRYAWYNSACCYAALGQQQKAIDCLREALDIEPDICGELARNNFVFDSLRQNETFNDLLSCYSPG; encoded by the coding sequence ATGACCTATCTACTCACTGTCTATCGAGCGCTCGAATGCCGTCCGGATACCTATCGGGATTGGTATGACCAAGGCAATATTTTAAAAGAAAGAATGGACTATTTTGGAGCCTTAATCAGCTACGAAAAAGCCTTAGAATATTATCCAGATGATTATTGGGCATGGTACAAAAGGGGTATGATACTAGAAGACTTGGGAATGTATGAAGAAGCCGCTCAAAGTTATGCTAACGCCGCACAGGTAAAGGACGATAACTATTGGGCTTGGTATGATCAAGGTTGTGTTTATCTACAGGAATTAAAGGACTACCAAAAAGCGATCGCTTGTTTTCAACGGGCCCTAAGTCATAGTCCGGGGGACTATTGGGCTGCCTACCGGCAAGGGGAGGCCTATCGATTGCTCAAAAACTACGAACGCGCTATTACTTCCTACGATCTGGCCCTGGCGGCGCGACCCCGGGATTATTGGGCCTGGTATCGTCGCGGCGACGCTTTCCGGGATTGGGGCAATCCCCAAGAGGCTTTATTTAATTATCGTACCGCCCTCGATATCCGACCGCAAGATTACTGGTCCTGGTATCAACAGGGTGTGATCCTACAGGAATTACAGCGTTTAACAGAAGCGATCGCCTGTTATGAAGAATCGTTAAAAATCGATCAAAATGATCGCTATGCGTGGTATAATTCCGCCTGCTGTTATGCCGCCCTCGGTCAACAACAAAAAGCGATCGACTGTTTACGGGAAGCTCTAGACATAGAACCGGATATTTGCGGCGAATTAGCGCGTAATAACTTTGTTTTCGATAGTTTAAGGCAAAATGAAACCTTTAATGACCTCTTGAGTTGCTATTCCCCCGGCTAA
- a CDS encoding ferritin-like domain-containing protein, producing MRELDRDKTIEQLNEIMEFELAGVVRYTHYSLMVTGPHRIPIVQFFQTQATESLTHAQQVGEILTGLEGHPSLKIAPIEESYEHNIKAILSESLNHEKKSLDLYKALLETVEDASIYLEEFARGMIGQEELHNLEIRKMLRDFA from the coding sequence ATGCGAGAACTAGACAGAGACAAAACCATCGAACAACTGAACGAAATCATGGAATTTGAACTAGCGGGAGTTGTCCGTTATACCCACTATTCCCTGATGGTGACAGGGCCCCATCGCATCCCCATTGTCCAATTTTTCCAGACTCAGGCCACGGAGTCCCTCACCCACGCGCAACAAGTTGGGGAAATTCTCACCGGTTTAGAAGGTCATCCTAGCTTAAAAATTGCCCCCATCGAGGAAAGCTATGAACATAATATCAAAGCAATCTTGAGTGAGAGCCTCAATCATGAGAAAAAATCCCTTGATTTGTACAAAGCACTCCTAGAAACCGTCGAAGATGCCAGTATTTACCTAGAAGAATTCGCTCGCGGTATGATCGGACAAGAAGAATTACACAATCTGGAAATTCGCAAGATGCTGCGGGATTTTGCTTAA
- a CDS encoding PEP-CTERM sorting domain-containing protein produces MTAKPKYSIQDYMPMIKVISTKWAISAASTAITASVVTIIGGFSLPSFAFTIVGPTGDNYRDSVNLTKLVPPFPAGTVGTVKLNPTQDPKLPKPWDNIYLAPPANNADIFDVFDADAATQFAGWTAKPGDALGGTLTINTYKARDYGNAAEAVPGDVIPGGGANMIAIYARGAADPAIKDLRFISLFTDNRGENGALVSHIDPFYNNDDLPWYYTEELTKKSWGPPDANPPTAMLFQDFPGDTITEIPFSRVVRFETYLATFDLATKDATIHDGWKWGYDITALCPAPQKAPKIKSLDILATAQSSDGCADFGDAPDSYSTLLNSDGPFYREGDLQRLGNLWETEPDGQPTGQADGLYSRFRLTWDPLDLDVKPFGEYYSKADCNTTDAAAGNCVSHGEVEDYVHVPEPSSIFGLLAFTGLGLMGLRKKR; encoded by the coding sequence ATGACAGCGAAACCTAAATACTCAATTCAAGATTATATGCCAATGATTAAAGTTATTTCTACAAAATGGGCAATCAGTGCTGCCAGCACTGCTATTACGGCTAGTGTTGTTACGATTATTGGAGGCTTTTCTCTTCCAAGTTTTGCTTTTACCATTGTTGGTCCTACAGGTGATAATTATAGAGATTCTGTAAATTTAACGAAGTTAGTCCCTCCATTTCCAGCAGGAACAGTAGGAACAGTGAAGTTAAATCCTACTCAAGATCCTAAGTTACCAAAACCTTGGGATAATATTTATCTAGCCCCTCCAGCTAATAACGCCGATATTTTTGATGTTTTCGATGCTGATGCGGCAACTCAATTTGCTGGCTGGACAGCAAAACCGGGTGATGCTTTAGGGGGAACTCTAACAATCAATACTTACAAAGCCAGAGACTATGGAAATGCAGCGGAAGCTGTTCCAGGGGATGTGATTCCAGGTGGAGGGGCAAACATGATAGCAATTTATGCGAGAGGAGCAGCAGATCCTGCTATTAAAGACTTACGGTTTATTAGCTTATTTACCGATAATAGAGGAGAAAATGGAGCATTAGTTAGTCACATCGATCCATTTTACAATAATGACGATCTTCCCTGGTATTACACAGAAGAACTAACAAAAAAAAGTTGGGGACCACCAGATGCGAACCCTCCTACCGCGATGCTGTTTCAAGATTTCCCTGGCGACACAATAACAGAAATTCCATTTAGTCGGGTTGTTCGCTTTGAAACTTACTTAGCTACCTTTGATTTAGCCACTAAAGACGCTACTATCCACGATGGTTGGAAATGGGGGTATGATATAACCGCCCTATGTCCTGCACCTCAAAAAGCACCCAAGATAAAATCATTAGATATCTTAGCTACCGCTCAATCATCTGACGGTTGTGCGGACTTTGGTGACGCTCCTGATAGCTACTCTACATTGCTAAATTCAGACGGCCCATTTTATCGAGAAGGTGATTTACAAAGACTTGGAAATCTCTGGGAGACAGAGCCAGATGGTCAACCCACAGGGCAAGCAGATGGTCTTTATAGTCGCTTCCGTCTTACTTGGGACCCGTTAGATTTGGACGTGAAACCGTTTGGTGAATATTACTCTAAAGCAGACTGTAACACCACTGATGCAGCAGCAGGAAACTGTGTCTCTCACGGTGAAGTAGAAGACTACGTTCATGTTCCCGAACCCAGTTCTATCTTTGGACTTCTGGCCTTTACAGGACTCGGATTAATGGGACTTCGCAAGAAACGTTAA